The Pusillibacter faecalis genome has a window encoding:
- a CDS encoding stage III sporulation protein AA, with protein MQKDLNFTRYEEAAAILPLRLRKLALALPEQQKEEAEEFRLRAGQPMTVLLPSGEVSLEAEVEPEELETLCDLATEFSRYAAAETLKEGYLSVRGGFRIGLCGTAVMKEGSNTNLKQFSSAAVRIARERRGIADELLAQLFRSGEMESTLILSPPGGGKTTLLRDLVRGVSEGVSPHGPRRVALIDERGEVAVMYLGKPQMDVGPHTDVLDACPKALGIPIVLRAMNPQVIAMDEITVKEDLKAVSLAAGCGVRMLATIHAGSVEELQEKPLYRSLLEDQIFRLAICISRAGGERVYRVEELPC; from the coding sequence TTGCAAAAGGATTTGAATTTCACACGCTATGAGGAGGCAGCGGCTATTTTGCCACTGCGCCTGCGAAAGCTGGCTCTGGCCTTGCCGGAGCAGCAAAAGGAGGAGGCGGAAGAATTCCGCCTCCGGGCCGGACAGCCCATGACTGTGCTGCTTCCAAGCGGAGAGGTGTCTTTGGAGGCAGAAGTGGAGCCGGAGGAGTTGGAAACACTCTGCGACCTAGCTACAGAGTTCTCTCGCTATGCGGCCGCAGAGACGCTGAAGGAGGGATACCTCTCGGTTCGGGGAGGGTTCCGCATAGGACTGTGCGGCACGGCGGTGATGAAAGAGGGCTCCAACACAAATCTGAAGCAATTTTCCTCCGCGGCAGTCCGTATTGCCCGAGAGCGGCGGGGAATTGCGGACGAGCTGCTTGCGCAACTCTTTCGCAGCGGAGAAATGGAGAGTACCCTGATTCTCTCTCCGCCGGGAGGCGGGAAGACGACCCTGCTGCGGGATTTAGTGCGGGGAGTGTCGGAGGGAGTTTCCCCCCATGGCCCTCGGAGGGTCGCACTCATTGACGAGCGGGGAGAGGTGGCTGTGATGTACCTCGGAAAGCCACAGATGGACGTGGGGCCGCACACGGATGTACTGGACGCATGCCCCAAGGCCCTGGGCATCCCTATTGTTCTGCGGGCAATGAATCCGCAGGTGATTGCCATGGATGAGATCACTGTAAAAGAGGATTTAAAAGCCGTGTCCCTGGCGGCGGGGTGCGGGGTGCGGATGCTGGCTACCATTCATGCCGGCAGCGTGGAGGAACTGCAGGAAAAGCCCCTGTACCGATCGCTGCTGGAGGATCAGATTTTCCGTTTGGCGATATGTATCAGCCGGGCGGGAGGTGAGCGGGTCTACCGCGTGGAGGAACTGCCATGCTGA
- a CDS encoding SpoIIIAC/SpoIIIAD family protein produces MEQVFQVTALCLVGALLAVVVRRGSPEMALLLALGAVVVVLLSLAGTVEELLSFFNELGERSGISQQLLIPLYKTVGIALVVKVGGELCRDAGESALAAVVETAGAACALLAALPLLRAVLSLLLEFIE; encoded by the coding sequence ATGGAGCAGGTCTTCCAGGTGACGGCTCTTTGCCTGGTCGGTGCACTGCTGGCCGTGGTAGTGCGGCGGGGAAGTCCGGAAATGGCCCTGCTGTTGGCGCTGGGAGCTGTGGTAGTGGTTCTGTTGTCCCTGGCTGGAACTGTGGAGGAACTACTATCATTTTTCAATGAGCTGGGAGAGCGGAGCGGCATCTCTCAGCAGCTGCTGATCCCACTCTATAAAACAGTGGGAATCGCCCTGGTTGTAAAGGTGGGGGGAGAGCTGTGCAGGGACGCAGGGGAATCCGCCTTGGCGGCGGTGGTAGAGACTGCAGGGGCCGCCTGTGCATTGCTGGCGGCGCTGCCACTGCTGCGAGCCGTTCTGTCGCTGCTGTTGGAGTTCATCGAATGA
- the spoIIIAC gene encoding stage III sporulation protein AC gives MDVDLIFKIAAIGILVAVLNQLLVRSGREEQAMMTTLAGLVVVLMMMVQEISDLFNLIKTLFQF, from the coding sequence ATGGATGTGGATCTGATTTTTAAGATCGCCGCCATTGGCATTCTGGTGGCGGTATTGAACCAGCTGCTGGTGCGTTCCGGCCGGGAGGAACAGGCTATGATGACTACTTTGGCAGGGTTGGTTGTGGTGTTGATGATGATGGTACAGGAGATCAGCGACCTCTTCAACCTCATCAAGACGCTGTTTCAGTTTTAA
- a CDS encoding stage III sporulation protein AB codes for MLSLFGSLLILSGGLLAWQCHHADRQRRRDTLNDCVTALEHMSEEIRMARTPLPQLMEKLARDCRPDAAALFQKAAKAARQGEALSVVWKRGVETLPLDSKDQETLMGLDLTGDEENLRKGISLAVHRLQSTAEEWERRRPDEEKRAAALYFSAAALLVILLI; via the coding sequence ATGCTGAGTCTCTTCGGTAGCCTTTTGATTTTGAGCGGCGGCCTTCTTGCCTGGCAGTGCCACCATGCGGATCGCCAACGGCGGAGAGATACGCTGAACGATTGTGTGACTGCCCTGGAGCATATGAGCGAGGAAATCCGCATGGCCAGGACGCCGCTTCCTCAGCTGATGGAAAAACTGGCACGGGACTGCCGTCCGGATGCTGCTGCACTTTTTCAGAAGGCGGCAAAAGCTGCCCGCCAGGGAGAGGCTCTGTCGGTGGTCTGGAAGCGTGGAGTAGAGACGTTGCCGCTGGATTCCAAGGATCAGGAGACGCTGATGGGGCTGGACCTCACCGGAGATGAGGAGAATTTGCGTAAAGGAATTTCCCTTGCTGTACATCGGCTGCAAAGCACAGCGGAGGAATGGGAGCGGCGGCGTCCGGATGAGGAAAAGCGGGCAGCGGCACTTTATTTTTCCGCGGCGGCACTGCTGGTCATTTTACTGATATGA